The Papaver somniferum cultivar HN1 chromosome 3, ASM357369v1, whole genome shotgun sequence genome includes a region encoding these proteins:
- the LOC113360352 gene encoding extensin-2-like codes for MARLSACLVHAFTFFVLISVVLAEYEPYTPNYKETPYKKPVVEVTPVVYPSPSPPPPSAYVAPVAYPSPSPPPPAYVAYVVCPSSSPPPPAYVAPVVYPSPSPPPPAYVAPKYEAPKYTPKYVYASPPPSANVAPKYEVPKYTPKYVYASPPPPAYVTPKYVYASPPPPAYVAPKYEAPKYTHKYVYASPPPPSYVAPKYTHKYVYASPPPPSYVAPKYEAPKYTPKYYEAPKYTPKYVCASPPPPAYVAPKYEAPKYTPKYVYASPPPPVYVAPKYEAPKYTPKYVYASPPPPAYVAHKYEAPKYIPKYVYASPPPPAYVAPKYEAPKYTPKYVYASPPPPAYVAPKYEAPKYTPKYVYASPPLPAYVAPKYEAPKYTPKYVYASPPPPANVAPKYEAPKYTPKYVQVYASPPPPAYVAPKYEAPKYTPKYVYASPPPPPYISPKYKAPKYTSKYVYTSPPSPVYVAFKYKAPKYTPKYVSSSPPPPPYVAPKYEAPKYTPKSPAYVAPYY; via the exons ATGGCGAGGCTCTCAGCTTGTCTGGTTCATGCTTTTACCTTTTTCGTTCTCATCAGTGTGGTGCTAGCTGAGTACGAACCATATACACCCAACTACAAAGAAACTCCCTACAAGAAACCAGTTGTGGAGGTTACTCCCGTGGTTtacccatctccatcaccaccaccaccatctgctTACGTCGCTCCCGTAGCGTACCCATCTCCATCACCGCCACCTCCAGCTTATGTCGCTTATGTAGTCTGCCCATCGTCGTCGCCACCACCACCTGCTTACGTCGCTCCCGTTGTTtacccatctccatcaccaccaccacctgcctATGTCGCCCCgaagtacgaagcaccaaagtacACTCCTAAATACGTCTATGCATCCCCACCACCATCAGCCAACGTCGCCCCCAAGTACGAAGTACCAAAGTACACTCCTAAGTACGTCTACGCATCCCCACCACCACCTGCCTACGTCACTCCTAAGTACGTCTACGCATCCCCACCACCACCTGCGTACGTCgcccccaagtacgaagcaccaaagtacACTCATAAATACGTCTACGCTTCCCCACCACCACCTTCGTACGTCGCCCCCAAGTACACTCATAAATACGTCTACGCTTCCCCACCACCACCTTCCTACGTCgctcccaagtacgaagcaccaaagtacACTCCTAAATAC tacgaagcaccaaagtacACTCCTAAATACGTCTGCGCGTCCCCACCACCACCTGCCTACGTCgcccccaagtacgaagcaccaaagtacACTCCCAAGTACGTTTACGCATCCCCACCACCACCTGTCTACGTCgctcccaagtacgaagcaccaaagtacACTCCTAAATACGTCTACGCTTCCCCACCACCACCTGCCTACGTCGCTCacaagtacgaagcaccaaagtacATTCCTAAATACGTCTACGCATCCCCACCACCACCCGCATACGTCgcccccaagtacgaagcaccaaaatATACTCCTAAATACGTCtacgcatctccaccaccacctgcCTATGTCGCCCCtaagtacgaagcaccaaagtatACTCCTAAATACGTCTACGCTTCCCCACCACTACCTGCCTACGTCGCCCCCAAATACGAAGCACCAAAGTACACTCCTAAATACGTCTACGCATCCCCACCACCACCTGCCAACGTCGcgcccaagtacgaagcaccaaagtacACTCCTAAATACGTCCAAGTCTACGCATCCCCACCACCACCTGCTTACGTCgcccccaagtacgaagcaccaaagtatACTCCCAAATACGTCtacgcatctccaccaccaccaccttacaTCTCTCCCAAGTACAAAGCACCAAAATACACTTCAAAATATGTCTACACATCCCCGCCATCACCAGTGTACGTCGCTTTCAAATACAAAGCACCAAAGTACACTCCTAAATACGTTTCCTCATCTCCACCACCCCCACCTTACGTCGcacccaagtacgaagcaccaaaatATACTCCTAAATCACCGGCTTACGTAGCTCCTTATTACTAA